The SAR324 cluster bacterium sequence CGCACTGATTGCTTATAATCATTACAAGCAACAGACACGCCTTCAGGCCAATCAACTCCGTAATTTCAGCATGGATCTTCTAAGTCGAATCGAATGGACCATCTATGAGCATGTCTCCGCAACAGGATAATGATTCCATGAGCGATATCAATATTACACCCTTTGTGGATGTTCTGTTGGTATTGCTGATTATTTTCATGGTGACAGCACCAATTGTCAACCATGTCATTCAGGTGGATCTCCCCAAAGACAAATATCAGGAAGACAAGCATAAACTGCTTGATTCCCCCCTTCGTCTGGTCATCGACCAAGCTGGTGTTTTGTATGTTGGCGAGGAAAAGATTGGCAAGGTGGAGCAAACAGATTTTGAGGAAACTCTTACGAAAAAAATCAGACTATGGGCTAATGATCAGCAAAACCCGGTGGTCGATCTGGAGGCCGATCAGAATATCCGCTATGGCCTGGTTGTGCCGGTGATTGCCCGCCTCAAGGAAATGAACGTGGGTCTCAATCTGGTGATTGTGCCCCTGGCGTCTCCCCAATAAGTTCGTGGACTCTCTCAAAGGGTTATGTTACAACATGCGCGGTGACGTGCCTTGAGCCGTCTTAATTTATTCTCCGATTCATGTGGCCTAAGGCTTGGCTATGGCTTCAT is a genomic window containing:
- a CDS encoding biopolymer transporter ExbD produces the protein MSPQQDNDSMSDINITPFVDVLLVLLIIFMVTAPIVNHVIQVDLPKDKYQEDKHKLLDSPLRLVIDQAGVLYVGEEKIGKVEQTDFEETLTKKIRLWANDQQNPVVDLEADQNIRYGLVVPVIARLKEMNVGLNLVIVPLASPQ